In Mixta intestinalis, the following are encoded in one genomic region:
- a CDS encoding Cro/CI family transcriptional regulator gives MFKKDAIEFFGSKSKLARAAGVAASSVSVWGDLVPEKNAMRLQLASHGVLQYDPEIYNQYIRAKRKKELNHENQSAG, from the coding sequence GTGTTTAAAAAAGATGCAATTGAGTTTTTCGGGAGTAAATCCAAGCTGGCAAGGGCTGCTGGCGTGGCTGCGTCTTCTGTTTCCGTTTGGGGTGATTTAGTGCCTGAAAAAAATGCGATGCGGCTACAGCTGGCCTCTCATGGTGTTTTGCAATATGACCCTGAAATTTACAACCAATACATTAGGGCAAAACGTAAGAAGGAACTGAATCATGAAAATCAGTCCGCCGGTTGA
- a CDS encoding helix-turn-helix domain-containing protein, giving the protein MEKDNFGARLLRRRKELKLSQAALGKLVKVAHVTISQWERGETQPTGERLFALSKGLQCTPAWLLFGEDTQEPGEPLPVEEQRELTETQLELLDLFDALPVSDQQGFLNELRARNENNSKRLQELLEAEKRRRKSQGK; this is encoded by the coding sequence ATGGAAAAAGATAATTTTGGGGCGCGCCTGCTTAGGCGACGCAAAGAGCTAAAACTTTCCCAGGCCGCATTAGGCAAACTGGTGAAAGTCGCGCACGTTACAATCTCGCAATGGGAACGTGGAGAGACTCAGCCCACCGGAGAACGCTTGTTTGCATTAAGTAAGGGCCTGCAATGTACTCCTGCCTGGCTGCTATTCGGCGAGGATACGCAGGAGCCAGGGGAGCCACTACCAGTCGAAGAGCAACGAGAGCTGACTGAAACCCAACTGGAATTGCTGGATTTATTTGATGCGCTCCCTGTCTCTGATCAGCAAGGATTCCTGAATGAGCTTCGGGCCAGAAACGAAAACAACAGTAAGCGCCTCCAAGAACTCCTTGAAGCGGAAAAGCGCAGAAGAAAATCTCAAGGTAAGTAA
- a CDS encoding cell division protein FtsZ: MQFYGTTHLPRDNVQPGMLVRHKGRTWRASANVMQGLYLDSLAVKTRVTDELIEVCLDHRGQPATH, translated from the coding sequence ATGCAGTTTTACGGAACAACACACCTGCCACGCGACAACGTGCAACCAGGAATGCTGGTACGCCACAAAGGCCGCACATGGCGCGCTTCTGCAAACGTGATGCAGGGGCTGTATCTGGATTCGCTGGCAGTGAAAACGCGGGTTACTGATGAGCTGATCGAGGTCTGTCTTGATCATCGCGGGCAACCCGCAACGCATTAA
- the gamL gene encoding host nuclease inhibitor GamL, which yields MNAYMIQERHKEQLDAGEQAEAQRMARIDSLAADIADKYPETATEFAAMHNLPIEQRLFMRSDKAQDAYAEFVDQLARLQAEELDSLIQIGFMEAV from the coding sequence ATGAACGCATACATGATTCAGGAGCGCCATAAAGAACAGTTGGACGCTGGCGAACAGGCCGAAGCTCAGCGCATGGCGCGCATTGATAGCCTGGCGGCAGACATTGCCGACAAATACCCGGAAACGGCGACAGAGTTTGCAGCGATGCATAACCTGCCGATCGAGCAACGTCTGTTTATGCGCAGCGACAAAGCCCAGGACGCATACGCTGAATTTGTTGACCAGCTGGCGCGCCTGCAAGCGGAGGAACTCGACAGCCTCATTCAGATCGGGTTCATGGAGGCCGTCTGA